A genomic stretch from Acetobacter ascendens includes:
- a CDS encoding CarD family transcriptional regulator, whose translation MNTFRAPPKGGVTDAMARTAAAATAAQAKTKVKDEDPFEEGDAIVYAAHGVGRVDRIGVDEIAGTKLEVIQISFPGNQMTLRIPLSKARKAGLRKIVSREIVDKAMAIIKGKPHVSKGMWARRAVAYQEKINSGDLVQIAEVLRDLRRNVDSLDGSFSERKLFEAAQERFVAEVAVLENKDPTEVLESLTAVMKAA comes from the coding sequence ATGAACACGTTCAGAGCACCTCCTAAAGGCGGCGTGACAGACGCCATGGCACGCACCGCTGCAGCTGCTACGGCAGCCCAAGCAAAAACAAAAGTAAAGGATGAAGATCCTTTTGAGGAAGGCGATGCCATTGTCTATGCCGCCCATGGCGTGGGGCGGGTAGACCGGATAGGGGTTGATGAAATTGCCGGAACGAAGCTGGAAGTTATCCAGATTTCATTCCCCGGCAACCAGATGACACTGCGCATCCCGCTCAGCAAGGCCCGTAAGGCTGGCCTGCGCAAAATCGTCTCGCGCGAGATTGTGGATAAGGCCATGGCCATTATCAAGGGTAAGCCGCATGTCAGCAAAGGCATGTGGGCCCGCCGCGCCGTAGCTTATCAGGAAAAAATCAACTCGGGTGATCTGGTCCAGATTGCCGAAGTGCTGCGTGATCTGCGCCGCAATGTTGATAGTCTGGATGGCAGCTTTAGTGAACGCAAGCTGTTTGAAGCCGCGCAGGAACGTTTTGTGGCCGAAGTGGCTGTTTTGGAAAACAAAGACCCGACTGAAGTTCTGGAATCCCTGACAGCAGTTATGAAAGCTGCCTGA
- a CDS encoding bestrophin family protein, with translation MIVDQRVGLRIIGKEILGVILLMAGWDLIVVVLFQVFHQEWMEQPSLPVSLIGSALALFMGFRSNSAYARWWEARTLWGAITNNCRSFGRQAGTLLGDRHDLMYAIAAYPHALRMALGKEDASADIQRLLPPYMQDAIVHYRNKPNAILYQIGLGVTEEVNKKGIDGAVHGQIDRILSDIANAQGGLERIRNTPLPMQFSALPRTLVNIFCIVLPLSMVQTLEWITPLGSSLVGCLFLVLDKSANDLQEPFSGTPHALPMATMARNIEIDVTQPTGDPTAPPLVAVNGVQY, from the coding sequence ATGATTGTTGACCAAAGGGTCGGGCTACGCATTATCGGAAAAGAAATTCTAGGTGTTATCCTGCTGATGGCAGGATGGGATTTAATTGTAGTCGTGCTTTTTCAGGTGTTCCATCAGGAGTGGATGGAACAGCCCAGCCTGCCGGTTTCCCTTATTGGTTCTGCACTGGCGTTGTTCATGGGCTTCCGCAGCAACAGCGCCTATGCACGCTGGTGGGAAGCCCGCACATTGTGGGGCGCCATTACCAACAACTGCCGCTCCTTTGGCCGACAGGCCGGCACATTGCTAGGAGATCGGCATGATCTGATGTACGCCATTGCCGCCTACCCCCATGCCCTGCGTATGGCATTGGGGAAAGAAGATGCCTCAGCCGATATTCAGCGTCTGCTGCCCCCTTATATGCAAGATGCCATTGTTCATTATCGGAACAAGCCCAATGCCATTTTGTATCAGATTGGGCTGGGCGTTACGGAGGAAGTGAATAAAAAGGGCATTGATGGCGCGGTGCACGGGCAAATTGATCGCATTTTGTCTGACATTGCCAACGCCCAAGGCGGGTTGGAGCGTATTCGTAATACACCTCTGCCCATGCAGTTTTCGGCCTTGCCGCGCACATTGGTGAACATTTTTTGCATCGTGCTGCCCCTTTCCATGGTGCAGACGCTGGAATGGATTACGCCGCTGGGTTCATCTTTGGTGGGCTGCCTGTTTTTGGTGCTGGATAAAAGCGCGAACGATCTGCAGGAACCCTTTTCCGGCACGCCGCATGCACTGCCTATGGCAACCATGGCACGAAATATTGAAATTGACGTCACCCAGCCTACCGGAGACCCAACAGCCCCGCCTCTTGTTGCTGTAAACGGTGTGCAATACTGA
- the fghA gene encoding S-formylglutathione hydrolase, translated as MDTHPTGLHLREEHVCHGGKVQFYEHFSRTLGLTARFGVFLPPAACAGQKVPVVYALAGLTCTEETFLIKSTALAEAARLGLALVAPDTSPRGAGVPEEDKDWDLGTGAGFYLDATQQPWSKHYRMGSYIAQELPELVEQTLPLDSARRGIMGHSMGGHGALIHGLQAPTFWKSISAFAPIVHPAAVPWGKKVFTAYLGPDQAAWRTYDAVCLLEDGHKHSNTILVDQGEADQFLQRELQPWHLQQAAEQFGQKLNLRQHAGYDHSYWFVQSFAADHLRHHAANLKVG; from the coding sequence ATGGATACGCACCCAACCGGCTTGCATCTGCGTGAAGAGCACGTATGCCACGGTGGTAAGGTACAGTTTTATGAACACTTTTCCCGCACTTTGGGGCTTACCGCCCGGTTTGGTGTGTTCTTGCCGCCAGCAGCCTGCGCCGGACAAAAGGTGCCGGTTGTTTATGCACTGGCCGGGCTAACCTGCACGGAAGAAACGTTCCTGATTAAATCCACCGCATTGGCAGAAGCCGCGCGTTTGGGGCTGGCATTGGTGGCGCCCGATACATCGCCACGCGGCGCAGGCGTGCCGGAAGAAGATAAAGATTGGGATTTAGGCACCGGCGCTGGTTTTTATCTGGATGCCACGCAGCAGCCTTGGAGCAAACATTACCGCATGGGCAGTTATATTGCGCAAGAACTGCCAGAACTTGTGGAGCAGACCTTGCCGTTGGATAGCGCGCGGCGTGGCATTATGGGGCATTCCATGGGCGGGCATGGTGCGCTGATACATGGCTTGCAAGCGCCAACATTCTGGAAATCCATATCAGCTTTTGCGCCTATTGTGCATCCGGCGGCTGTGCCGTGGGGAAAAAAGGTATTTACCGCGTATTTAGGGCCAGATCAGGCCGCATGGCGCACGTATGATGCGGTATGCTTGTTAGAAGATGGCCACAAACACTCCAACACCATTCTGGTTGACCAAGGTGAGGCTGACCAGTTTTTGCAACGCGAGCTTCAGCCATGGCATTTACAACAAGCGGCGGAACAGTTTGGGCAAAAGCTGAACCTACGTCAGCACGCGGGGTATGATCATTCCTACTGGTTTGTACAAAGCTTTGCGGCAGACCATTTGCGCCATCATGCGGCCAATTTGAAAGTAGGCTGA
- a CDS encoding YdcF family protein: protein MLFIRLSFRLILLACFAFTGGFGWFVNDALRPPGYLPHADGIVALTGGVGRIDTSLNLLARNQGEKLLISGVDTQTTLGELLPPTAPPALADRITLGYQARSTIGNATETAVWVADNHITSLIVVTASYHMRRALLEFSRTLPDVTLYPYPVLPPAMEHPLRRSSLRLLALEYLKWLGALGGFTSPGLSRALHS, encoded by the coding sequence ATGCTTTTCATACGGCTTTCATTCCGGCTGATCTTACTGGCCTGCTTTGCCTTTACCGGTGGGTTTGGTTGGTTTGTAAATGATGCCCTACGTCCACCGGGCTATTTGCCCCATGCAGATGGCATTGTTGCACTTACAGGTGGTGTGGGGCGCATTGATACATCGCTTAATCTGCTCGCACGTAATCAGGGCGAGAAACTACTAATTTCAGGGGTGGATACCCAAACTACACTGGGTGAGCTTTTACCCCCCACAGCCCCTCCGGCTTTGGCGGACCGTATTACTCTTGGGTATCAGGCACGCTCCACCATTGGTAACGCCACAGAAACAGCCGTTTGGGTTGCGGATAACCATATTACATCTCTTATCGTTGTGACTGCCAGTTACCACATGCGCCGCGCATTGCTGGAGTTCAGCCGCACATTGCCGGATGTAACCTTGTACCCCTATCCGGTGTTGCCTCCTGCCATGGAACACCCTCTGCGCCGTTCCTCTTTGCGGCTTCTGGCGTTGGAATATCTTAAATGGCTGGGCGCGCTGGGGGGATTTACCTCTCCCGGCCTGAGCCGCGCCCTCCACTCCTAA
- a CDS encoding cell division protein FtsX: protein MMPFSGRKDGLSVSEALPDRSLFTLVAMMSFLAALTLAGATGARALSARWAGGAAQLVTVQVPDPDQPLTPASKKEPAGPTRAEAVLADLNTLPPGSVMHRLDKEELARLLEPWLGEADNSALPLPAIIRIRLPDNTQVPKDLEQTLTAHVPGTIVEHNASWGERLKALANSLLACAGLALLTVGGIATLVTGLATRAGLSTRRDIIEILHGLGASDGYIAGRFAWRTAMLGLGGSLAGTVLAMVPLLVLFRMAAPFANISLQSDTLLLPDWQTLQNVIPTDMLVAFAALPFVAAFICWITTQSMVRLWLRRLP from the coding sequence ATGATGCCCTTTTCTGGCCGTAAGGACGGCCTTTCTGTTTCCGAAGCCCTGCCAGACCGCAGCCTGTTTACGCTTGTAGCCATGATGAGCTTTCTGGCAGCTTTAACCCTTGCCGGGGCAACAGGCGCGCGCGCGCTTTCTGCCCGCTGGGCCGGAGGTGCTGCCCAACTTGTAACCGTGCAGGTGCCAGATCCGGATCAACCCCTTACCCCTGCCAGCAAAAAAGAACCCGCAGGCCCCACCCGTGCGGAAGCTGTTTTGGCAGACCTCAACACCCTGCCTCCCGGCTCGGTGATGCACCGCTTGGATAAAGAGGAACTGGCACGGCTTTTAGAACCTTGGTTGGGTGAAGCTGATAATTCCGCCCTCCCACTACCAGCTATTATCCGCATTCGTTTGCCAGACAACACGCAGGTGCCGAAAGATCTGGAACAAACTCTTACCGCGCATGTACCCGGTACCATTGTGGAGCATAATGCAAGCTGGGGAGAACGCCTGAAAGCACTGGCAAACAGCCTTTTAGCCTGCGCAGGTTTAGCGCTGCTAACCGTTGGTGGCATTGCCACGCTTGTAACCGGCCTTGCCACACGTGCTGGCCTTTCAACCCGCCGCGATATTATTGAAATTCTGCACGGGCTGGGAGCATCAGATGGCTATATTGCAGGCCGCTTTGCCTGGCGCACGGCCATGCTGGGGCTAGGTGGCAGTTTGGCTGGCACTGTTCTGGCCATGGTGCCTTTGCTGGTTCTGTTCAGAATGGCAGCGCCTTTTGCCAATATCTCGCTCCAGTCTGACACGCTGTTGCTGCCAGATTGGCAAACCCTGCAAAACGTTATTCCAACAGATATGCTGGTTGCCTTTGCTGCACTACCATTTGTTGCAGCCTTTATTTGCTGGATTACAACACAGAGCATGGTGCGCCTATGGCTGCGGCGGCTCCCTTAA
- a CDS encoding cell division ATP-binding protein FtsE translates to MLCLSIDTPPASRLHYIHATIAPLYATSVLYGSSMIRLENVSWRRGKKQNTQVLSDLSFSIPQGGFRWLLGPSGAGKSSLLSLLHLETLPTEGRMLLLGKPVSKAEKRAHFVRLRQRIGMVHQDYKLIPGLSVADNVALPLRLQKRPEDEIQDEIHAILKWVGLGERLNTPAASLSGGEQQRTAIARAIIHRPGLILADEPTNALEESQAHRLLDMFAELSDMGTTMVVATHNEALIRRLERPALYLERGRLVQNEGATP, encoded by the coding sequence ATGTTGTGTCTTTCAATCGACACTCCCCCTGCCTCTCGGTTACACTACATACATGCAACAATTGCTCCGCTTTATGCCACTTCTGTCCTTTATGGTTCCAGTATGATCCGTCTGGAAAACGTTTCATGGCGGCGGGGCAAAAAGCAGAATACGCAAGTATTGTCCGATCTTTCCTTCTCTATTCCGCAAGGGGGATTCCGCTGGCTTCTTGGCCCATCGGGCGCAGGTAAAAGCAGCCTGTTAAGCCTGCTGCACCTTGAAACACTCCCCACTGAAGGACGCATGTTGCTTTTGGGTAAGCCTGTTTCCAAGGCAGAAAAGCGTGCACATTTTGTGCGCCTGCGGCAGAGAATCGGCATGGTGCATCAGGATTACAAACTTATTCCCGGCCTGAGTGTTGCGGATAACGTGGCCCTGCCTTTGCGCCTGCAAAAACGTCCTGAAGATGAAATTCAGGATGAAATTCACGCCATTCTTAAATGGGTGGGTTTGGGTGAGCGCCTGAATACCCCCGCAGCCAGCCTTTCTGGTGGGGAACAGCAGCGTACAGCGATTGCCCGCGCCATTATTCACCGTCCGGGCCTGATTTTGGCAGACGAACCCACCAACGCGCTGGAAGAAAGCCAAGCCCACCGCCTATTGGATATGTTTGCCGAACTGAGTGACATGGGCACCACCATGGTTGTGGCAACCCATAACGAGGCCCTAATCCGTAGGCTAGAACGCCCCGCTTTGTATCTGGAACGCGGCCGATTGGTGCAGAATGAAGGGGCAACGCCATGA
- a CDS encoding zinc-ribbon domain-containing protein produces the protein MQQAQGGRQPCIKRVFMKIVCPSCGVAYQVPEALLAKRHMLKCSACGVKWRIQIPQAQPAPTAEPVSHEHAQPQSALSEATQSHSAPEEKVASVPASSEAPIADKTDSEPLPAEEPPVPQVPAPEPVAEEIPTAPAPVEELAPEAPVQPPPEPQPVPPPSEEPAPEFPSAPAVEPKPVVEPEEPVAPQPAPEVPQPTMVRQVHVTQTPPPYVQPHVEPTLSSAAQPSAPANPVAAAEPQQPKEPATQTRQRSEPLRRASPAAAPSAPAVAPGVGATNTPRPMGMPKVRPEVAQAYAQSAAAHVAQPKAQLARKLDVNGLILTEKFWKIAWIFSIVLAVIGFVAIWHWWNAIVHAWPAAARLHRAG, from the coding sequence GTGCAGCAGGCGCAGGGAGGAAGGCAGCCTTGTATCAAGAGAGTGTTCATGAAGATCGTCTGTCCTTCCTGCGGTGTGGCCTATCAGGTTCCAGAGGCTCTTCTTGCCAAAAGGCATATGCTCAAGTGCTCTGCCTGTGGCGTTAAATGGCGGATTCAGATCCCGCAGGCCCAGCCCGCGCCGACAGCAGAGCCTGTGTCGCATGAACACGCTCAACCGCAATCTGCCCTATCAGAAGCAACACAATCACACAGCGCGCCAGAAGAAAAAGTAGCCTCTGTTCCGGCATCTTCGGAAGCTCCTATTGCGGATAAAACGGATTCGGAGCCTCTGCCGGCAGAAGAGCCTCCGGTACCACAGGTGCCTGCTCCAGAACCCGTTGCCGAGGAAATACCAACAGCACCGGCACCAGTTGAAGAACTGGCACCAGAAGCCCCCGTTCAGCCACCACCTGAACCTCAGCCTGTTCCACCGCCATCGGAGGAACCTGCGCCGGAATTTCCCAGCGCGCCTGCTGTGGAACCGAAACCTGTAGTCGAGCCAGAAGAGCCAGTTGCACCGCAGCCCGCGCCAGAAGTGCCGCAGCCAACAATGGTGCGGCAGGTGCATGTAACGCAAACACCTCCGCCATATGTTCAGCCGCATGTTGAACCCACGCTATCGTCTGCTGCACAACCTTCCGCTCCAGCTAACCCCGTAGCTGCAGCAGAACCGCAGCAGCCAAAAGAACCCGCTACACAAACAAGACAACGCTCTGAACCTTTGCGCAGGGCATCACCCGCAGCGGCACCTTCTGCACCCGCAGTGGCACCAGGCGTAGGGGCTACAAACACGCCACGGCCTATGGGAATGCCCAAGGTAAGGCCGGAAGTGGCGCAGGCTTATGCCCAAAGTGCAGCGGCGCATGTTGCGCAGCCCAAGGCGCAATTGGCACGTAAGCTTGATGTAAACGGGCTGATTTTAACGGAAAAATTCTGGAAAATAGCCTGGATTTTCAGCATTGTTCTGGCTGTTATCGGCTTTGTGGCTATCTGGCATTGGTGGAATGCCATTGTGCATGCATGGCCTGCGGCAGCGCGTCTGCATCGTGCAGGTTAA
- a CDS encoding ATP-binding protein: protein MPVAGKIMDFLSCSILFAGVDAAWQVHLQTLLQARGLRVKSVVDGRSAFAGFDEDLPDLLVVPARLPDMLATQLCQRLRLNAATRGIPVVVLLPEANSRQEAEILERGADCCFSMADNPLLLVFRICALLREYDEDVAGREGVVFRQPRIVIMTAPGGVLWAWSDKQKPADFELARGDQPYLVELLQQNGEDALQVEDPEKLDLSGIASSRSCPDCVVVDLACPAFDGLALARTIAAFRRRSRQCTRIMGMVEHGGLSGEQVARAFHAGIDDLLDADTPVDLLVSRIGSLVRRKTLQDEARREEAHIESARARMALADALRRVNADLAAANRKLIEAQAKLVQSAKMASLGELAAGIAHEFNNPLAFVLAHENTVKRSMVKALHAVRSQDLFTAETALQKGSERLSASLIGLSRMRDLVASLRRFSRLEEGEFRRLDVPEAIGMVLTLLAPKLGQDIEVTCKLEAPLELVCQAALVNQVVMNIVSNAADAILDKRRETIQSTEPMLSRADRILITSFLEEAESGKGEEYVIQISDTGPGVPKELQERVFEPFFTTKPVGSGTGLGLATAYGVVQAHGGNVVVTNASALGGACFTLRVPYRAGEERRGDNVA, encoded by the coding sequence ATGCCGGTGGCCGGTAAAATTATGGATTTTCTTTCCTGCTCCATCCTGTTTGCCGGGGTGGACGCGGCTTGGCAGGTACATCTGCAAACCCTGCTGCAAGCGCGTGGTTTACGTGTAAAAAGCGTGGTGGATGGCCGTTCTGCCTTTGCCGGATTTGATGAGGATCTGCCTGATCTTTTGGTTGTGCCCGCACGTTTGCCAGATATGCTTGCAACCCAGCTTTGCCAGCGTTTGCGGTTAAACGCAGCCACGCGGGGTATTCCGGTTGTGGTGCTGTTGCCTGAGGCCAACAGCAGGCAGGAAGCCGAAATTTTGGAGCGCGGGGCAGATTGCTGCTTCAGCATGGCGGATAATCCGCTTTTGCTGGTTTTTCGCATTTGTGCGTTGCTGCGTGAATATGATGAAGACGTAGCTGGGCGTGAAGGTGTGGTTTTTCGTCAACCGCGCATTGTCATCATGACAGCACCGGGCGGCGTATTATGGGCATGGTCTGATAAGCAGAAGCCCGCAGATTTTGAACTGGCCAGAGGCGACCAGCCTTATCTGGTGGAACTTCTACAACAGAATGGTGAAGATGCCCTGCAGGTAGAAGACCCGGAAAAGCTTGATCTTTCCGGTATTGCCAGTAGCCGCTCCTGCCCGGATTGCGTGGTGGTGGATTTGGCTTGCCCGGCATTTGATGGCTTGGCGCTTGCCCGCACTATAGCGGCTTTTCGTCGGCGCAGCCGCCAGTGCACGCGCATTATGGGCATGGTGGAACACGGTGGCCTTTCAGGTGAGCAAGTGGCACGTGCATTTCATGCCGGGATAGATGATCTGCTGGACGCCGATACACCGGTAGATTTGTTGGTAAGCCGTATTGGCAGCCTTGTGCGGCGCAAAACATTGCAAGATGAAGCCCGGCGTGAAGAAGCACATATAGAAAGTGCCCGTGCGCGTATGGCGCTGGCCGATGCTCTGCGGCGTGTGAATGCAGATCTGGCGGCAGCTAACCGCAAATTGATAGAGGCGCAGGCCAAGCTGGTGCAGTCCGCCAAAATGGCATCTTTGGGGGAACTGGCAGCCGGTATCGCGCACGAATTTAATAACCCGCTGGCGTTTGTTTTGGCGCATGAAAACACAGTTAAACGCAGCATGGTCAAGGCGCTGCATGCCGTCAGATCTCAAGATCTGTTTACGGCGGAAACCGCACTGCAAAAGGGGAGCGAGCGCCTTTCAGCCTCTCTTATCGGTCTTTCACGTATGCGGGATCTGGTGGCCAGTCTGCGCCGTTTTTCCCGGCTGGAAGAAGGGGAATTCCGCCGTCTGGATGTGCCCGAGGCCATAGGCATGGTGCTTACGTTGCTTGCCCCCAAGCTGGGGCAAGATATTGAAGTGACCTGCAAGCTGGAGGCCCCGCTAGAACTGGTGTGTCAGGCGGCGCTGGTGAATCAGGTGGTCATGAATATCGTGAGCAATGCCGCAGATGCCATTTTGGACAAACGGCGCGAAACGATTCAAAGCACCGAGCCGATGCTTTCCCGCGCAGATCGCATCCTTATTACCTCGTTTTTGGAAGAAGCCGAAAGCGGTAAAGGTGAAGAATACGTGATCCAGATAAGCGATACCGGGCCGGGTGTACCCAAAGAGCTACAGGAACGTGTTTTTGAACCGTTTTTTACCACAAAACCTGTAGGGTCTGGTACGGGGCTTGGGCTGGCCACCGCGTATGGTGTTGTGCAGGCCCACGGCGGCAATGTTGTTGTAACCAATGCAAGCGCGCTGGGGGGCGCCTGTTTCACCCTCCGCGTGCCATACAGAGCAGGAGAGGAGAGGCGCGGTGATAACGTTGCCTGA
- a CDS encoding response regulator yields MITLPDLKQRPIVLVVDDEPEILVALTDLLEGAYHVLSASSGEQGLALLRENPDVAVIISDQRMPGMTGDVFLAQARDISGAGAILLTGYADISAVEAALNRGQISFFAYKPWDDETLLSMVGQAAARYFLEKELECEQLLLRGLLENLPFGLAFKDQDGCFIRLNQQMAREFGRSVAECLGQKEEDLVSGPWQESLEEARQALETSGRDQQVLQLPGPDGQNRWHDLTRVRLDSLRNAPVRSGLLSDYSILIDRDVTDLLGLEQRLRQAQKMQAIGTLAGGIAHDFNNLLTAIQGSLELVQDLEPPREPGVARLYQNAMEAARRGGTLTRKLLDFSRPRHLVCQRVEVQDVIQNLQGFMKQGKVPEDIRDALDSALVEGSGRFSSVQFVLPEEPLPPVWTDPVQLELAVFSLCINAIDAQPEGGKTSVSVRQVARLLGRHVGKDHAGAWVVVQVSDRGVGMTEEMRARIFDPFFTTKDMGQGTGLGLSMIYGFISHCGGEVRVESTPGGGTSVELWFPAMDAQLSASLPPTAGTSGNATANMRTLAATPQGRAILVVDDEPGVRAVTAGFLSRAGYEVLESASGAEAVETVRNRPDIALVVMDVMMPGMNGGEAAQRIHAERAELPVLFVTGYADLGILPEGVAVLHKPYTRDALLGDVKAMLAA; encoded by the coding sequence GTGATAACGTTGCCTGACCTGAAACAGCGTCCCATCGTGCTTGTGGTGGATGACGAACCGGAGATTCTGGTTGCGCTGACAGACCTGCTGGAAGGGGCCTACCACGTTCTTTCTGCTTCATCAGGAGAGCAAGGGCTGGCGTTGCTGCGTGAAAACCCAGATGTAGCGGTTATTATCTCGGATCAGCGTATGCCCGGCATGACGGGTGATGTCTTTTTGGCGCAGGCGCGGGATATTTCCGGCGCAGGGGCTATTTTGCTGACAGGATATGCCGATATCTCTGCGGTGGAAGCCGCGCTGAACCGGGGGCAGATTTCCTTTTTTGCGTACAAACCGTGGGATGATGAAACACTTCTTTCCATGGTTGGACAGGCGGCTGCACGCTATTTTCTGGAAAAAGAATTGGAGTGCGAACAGCTTTTGCTGCGCGGGCTATTAGAAAACCTGCCATTTGGGTTGGCGTTTAAGGATCAGGATGGCTGCTTTATCCGCCTGAACCAGCAAATGGCGCGGGAGTTTGGGCGTAGCGTTGCCGAATGCCTGGGCCAGAAAGAAGAAGATCTGGTAAGCGGCCCATGGCAGGAAAGCCTGGAAGAAGCGCGGCAGGCGCTGGAAACATCCGGGCGGGATCAGCAGGTCTTGCAGCTTCCGGGGCCAGATGGGCAAAATCGCTGGCATGATCTTACCCGCGTGCGGCTAGATAGCCTGCGTAACGCCCCTGTGCGCTCGGGCCTTTTGTCTGATTATTCCATTCTGATTGATCGGGACGTAACAGACTTGCTGGGGCTGGAGCAGCGCTTGCGGCAGGCCCAGAAAATGCAGGCCATTGGCACATTGGCGGGTGGAATTGCGCATGATTTTAACAATCTGCTCACTGCCATTCAGGGGTCTTTAGAGCTGGTGCAGGATCTGGAACCTCCGCGCGAGCCGGGTGTGGCGCGGCTGTATCAGAACGCCATGGAAGCCGCACGCCGAGGAGGCACACTTACGCGCAAATTGCTGGACTTTAGCCGTCCGCGCCATTTGGTGTGCCAACGGGTGGAAGTGCAGGATGTCATCCAGAATCTTCAAGGCTTTATGAAGCAAGGCAAGGTGCCAGAAGATATCCGCGATGCGCTGGATTCCGCCTTGGTAGAAGGCAGTGGCCGCTTCAGCAGCGTGCAGTTTGTACTGCCCGAAGAACCTCTCCCTCCCGTATGGACAGACCCCGTTCAGCTTGAACTGGCGGTGTTTAGTCTGTGCATTAACGCCATAGATGCGCAGCCGGAGGGCGGCAAAACCAGCGTTTCCGTGCGGCAGGTTGCACGGTTGTTAGGCCGCCATGTTGGCAAGGATCATGCTGGCGCGTGGGTGGTTGTGCAGGTTTCGGACAGAGGCGTGGGCATGACGGAAGAAATGCGTGCCCGCATTTTTGATCCGTTCTTTACCACCAAGGATATGGGGCAGGGTACCGGGCTGGGCCTGTCCATGATTTACGGCTTTATCAGCCATTGTGGAGGTGAAGTGCGGGTGGAAAGCACACCGGGTGGTGGCACATCCGTAGAGCTGTGGTTCCCGGCCATGGATGCGCAGCTTTCGGCCTCTCTCCCACCAACAGCGGGCACTTCCGGCAATGCTACCGCCAACATGCGCACACTGGCAGCCACACCGCAGGGGCGCGCTATTCTGGTTGTGGATGATGAACCAGGCGTGCGGGCTGTAACGGCAGGATTTTTGAGCCGTGCAGGATATGAGGTTCTGGAATCTGCCAGCGGCGCAGAGGCCGTGGAAACCGTGCGCAACAGGCCGGATATTGCCCTTGTGGTGATGGATGTGATGATGCCGGGCATGAATGGTGGTGAGGCCGCACAGCGCATTCATGCTGAACGGGCAGAACTGCCGGTGCTGTTTGTAACAGGTTACGCAGATTTGGGTATTTTGCCCGAAGGCGTAGCTGTGCTGCACAAACCCTACACCCGTGATGCGCTTTTAGGAGATGTGAAGGCCATGCTGGCTGCATAG
- the hslV gene encoding ATP-dependent protease subunit HslV, with protein sequence MHTLHTASSSHDPVGWHGTTILCVRRGAEVAMAGDGQVTLGSTVVKGNARKVRRIGPQDNILAGFAGATADAFTLLERLEAKLERYPNQLERACVELAKDWRTDRYLRRLEAMMAVVDAEHSFTLTGNGDVLEPEDGIIAIGSGGNYALSAARALLTVDGLGAEEIVRRSMKIAGDICVYTNHSVRVETLKAASDQESR encoded by the coding sequence ATGCATACTCTTCATACAGCTTCCTCATCTCATGATCCCGTCGGTTGGCACGGGACAACCATTCTCTGTGTGCGGCGCGGGGCCGAAGTTGCCATGGCGGGCGATGGTCAGGTCACGCTGGGCAGCACAGTTGTAAAGGGCAATGCCCGTAAGGTGCGCCGCATAGGCCCGCAGGATAATATTCTGGCGGGCTTTGCGGGGGCCACGGCAGATGCTTTTACCCTGCTGGAGCGGCTGGAAGCCAAGCTGGAACGCTATCCCAACCAGCTTGAGCGCGCCTGTGTGGAACTGGCAAAGGATTGGCGGACAGACCGTTATCTGCGCCGGTTGGAAGCCATGATGGCCGTGGTAGATGCCGAGCATTCCTTTACCCTCACAGGTAATGGCGATGTGCTGGAACCCGAAGATGGCATTATCGCTATTGGATCAGGTGGCAATTACGCCCTTTCCGCCGCGCGTGCCCTGCTAACGGTTGATGGGCTGGGGGCTGAGGAAATTGTGCGGCGGTCTATGAAGATTGCTGGTGATATTTGCGTTTACACCAATCATTCTGTCCGGGTGGAAACACTCAAGGCAGCTTCAGATCAGGAGAGCCGGTAA